Proteins from a single region of Pangasianodon hypophthalmus isolate fPanHyp1 chromosome 7, fPanHyp1.pri, whole genome shotgun sequence:
- the p2ry10 gene encoding putative P2Y purinoceptor 10, whose protein sequence is MMSSTNAAGASNSSCTNHSEGWEENMNKLYTYVYLFIFIPGLLGNSLALWVLCRFISKKTKAIIFMINLAIADLAHVLSLPLRIYYYITLTWPFGRGLCLLCFYLKYLNMYASIAFLVCISIQRCAFLMRPFCARQWKRRYDVRISVVVWLVVGLCCSPFILMRSTPPDKQHNDTCFKDLPMRKLNLGTAVTIMSFGELLGFVAPLTIIMLCSYFIIYSLKQSLRPGVSVNDKKRALRMVLVCTGVFLFCFAPYHINFVLYMMVSQDFITQCPVRQAVKQFHPISLCIASLNCCLNPLIYYFLTTEFRQQLSRQGSSILRGRLMSMESTSSCRDAIS, encoded by the exons ATGATGTCTTCCACGAATGCTGCAGGGGCCAGCAACTCCAGTTGTACAAATCATAGTGAAGGGTGGgaagaaaacatgaataaacTCTACACCTATGTCTATCTGTTCATCTTCATCCCAGGCCTGCTAGGGAACAGCCTTGCTCTCTGGGTGCTGTGTCGCTTTATAAG CAAGAAGACCAAAGCCATCATCTTCATGATCAACCTGGCCATCGCTGACCTGGCCCACGTCCTGTCTTTGCCATTGCGCatctactactacattactctCACCTGGCCTTTTGGAAGGGGGCTGTGCTTGCTCTGCTTCTACCTGAAATATCTTAACATGTATGCTAGCATTGCCTTCCTGGTCTGCATCAGTATCCAGCGGTGTGCCTTCCTGATGCGCCCCTTTTGTGCCAGACAGTGGAAGCGGCGCTATGATGTTCGCATTAGCGTAGTTGTATGGTTGGTGGTTGGTTTATGCTGCTCTCCCTTCATCTTGATGAGAAGCACCCCACCAGACAAACAGCACAATGATACCTGCTTCAAGGACTTGCCCATGCGGAAGCTGAACCTGGGAACAGCAGTGACCATAATGTCCTTCGGCGAGCTCCTGGGCTTTGTGGCCCCACTGACCATCATCATGTTATGCtcttatttcatcatttattcttTGAAGCAGAGCTTGAGGCCTGGTGTCTCAGTCAACGACAAGAAAAGGGCCTTGCGCATGGTCTTAGTGTGTACTGGTGTGTTCCTCTTCTGTTTCGCCCCCTACCACATCAACTTCGTGCTGTATATGATGGTCTCACAGGACTTCATTACCCAGTGTCCTGTGCGGCAGGCAGTTAAACAGTTCCATCCAATCTCACTGTGCATTGCCAGCCTCAACTGCTGCCTGAATCCACTCATATACTACTTTCTGACCACAGAGTTCCGGCAGCAGCTCAGTCGCCAGGGCAGCTCTATATTACGAGGGCGGCTGATGAGTATGGAGAGCACCTCCTCATGTAGAGATGCAATTTCCTGA